CTCTTTACTCCTAACTCCTAACTCCTAACTCCTAACTCCTTACTCCTTACTCCTTACTCCTTACTCCTTACTCCTTACTCCTTACTCATTACTCCTTACTCATTACTCCTTACTCCTTACTCCTAACTCCTAACTCCTAACTCCTAACTCCTAACTCCTAACTCCTAACTCCTAACTCCTAACTCATTACTCCTAACTCCTAACTCCTTACTCCTTACTCCTTACTCATTACTCCTTACTGTCTTAAATGATGCACCAACGCCTGTAAGCCCAACAAGTAACTTTGGGCGCCAAAACCACTAATTTGTCCGATAGCTACTGGGGCGATATAAGAATGATGGCGGAAATCTTCTCGGCGGTAAATGTTACTCAAGTGTACTTCGACTGTAGGTAAGTTAACGCCAGTGATTGCATCGCGGAGGGCTACACTGGTATGGGTGTAAGCCCCGGGATTAATCAAAATTCCCTGATGTTTGCCGAATGCTTCATGAATAGTATCTACCAAAACCCCTTCATGATTTGACTGCAAGGGAAAAACTTCCGCCTGTAATTTTTGTCCTTCTGCTTGTAACAGGCGGTTAATTTCAGCCAGTGTCAACGAACCATAAATTCCTGGTTCTCGCTGTCCTAGCAAATTTAGGTTTGGCCCATGCAGTACTAAAATGCTTAAAGGTTGTAACGTCAAGTTCAGCACCTTTAGACTCTTAGCGACGACGAGAACGGTCATTTACTGGAATCGGAATCAGTTCCGGTTCCGGCTCGGTTTCTGGCCCTAATAGGGCTTCAATTAGCTTACGTGCCAATTCCTTAAGCTTTTCCAGTACCTTTTCTATATAGTCCATTGAACTGACGGCTCCTGAGATACTACCTCATTTTTTGATTAACAGCTACGCAGAAACTGGCGTACTTTCGCACCTCTGGCTTCTCATTTGGCTGACACACACTGCCGGATTTCGGGGATGAGCCACTTCTAAAATTTAGCGTTGTGATCTCCCTTACTTCTTAGATTATCACATTCTTAACCTAGAGGGCTGCATTGCCAGTTGGTTATCAGTGGTCATCTGCTGTACTGATGACAGATAGTCGCTGCTGCACCCATTTTTTAGACAAGAGTTAACTGTCAACCTCATTTTTTTTCGCTGCAGTTTTGCCAGATTTAGCAGTTGACTTCGATTGAGAATTAGTTGATTTAGTTGTCTTGCGAGTAGATTTCGCTGTTGGTTTTTTGCTTGCCAATAACGTCAGGGCTGTAGATAAAGTGATATTTTCTACTGTTTCATCTTCGGGAATGCTGACATTAATTTTGCCATGCTTGATGTAAGGCCCGTATGGTCCGTCATAAATGTTTACTGGTGTATCATCTTCTGGATGTATACCCAACTCGCGTAAGGCTGCTTTCGATTTGCTATTGGCGGCGCGTCCTTTTTTCGGTTCGGATAATAACTCTAATGCACGTTGCAAAGAAATTGTCAATACATTATCAGTAGCTTTCAGGGAGCGGTAATCTTTGCCTTCCTTACCTTGGTCATGAACGACATAAGGGCCAAAACGCCCCAAGCTGGCTTGAATTTTGCCACCAGTGTCAGGATGGACTCCCAAGGTTCGGGGTAGTGCCAAAAGACCCACAGCCATGTCCAGGGTGGCTGTTTCTGGGGTGACTCCCTTGGGTAGGGAAGCTTGTTTAGGTTTGGGGTTTTCTTCTGTCTTGTCGCCCAATTGCACGTAGGGGCCGTAAGTCCCAATTTTCACATAAATTGGTTCGCCAGTTTCGGGATGGCGACCGAGTTGGTCAGGGCCTGTGGTTTTTTGGCGCAGCAGGACTTCTACTTGTTTGGGGTCGAGGTCTGCTGGGGTGAGGTCTTTGGGAATGGAGGCTGTAACTACACCGTCGCCATTTTCGACTTCGATGTAAGGACCATATTTACCAATGCGGACTTTGGCGGCTAAATTTTCCAGTTCCACTGTCCTGGCTTTATTGGCATCAATCTGATTTTCCTGTTCCTTGACCAGGGTTTCTAAACCTTTTTCGCCGAGATAAAATTCCCGTAGGTAAGGTAGCCAATTAACCTGTCCTTCGGCGATGTCATCCAGGGTTTGCTCCATTTTAGAGGTAAAGCTGGGATCAACGATGTCGGGAAAATATTTTTCTAGGAGGTCGGTGACAGCGAAAGCGGTAAAGGTGGGGATGAGGGCGTTATTGGTTAATTGGGCGTAACCCTTATCAATAATTGTGCCGATGATGCTGGCGTAAGTACTGGGTCGCCCAATACCTTCGCTTTCTAGGGTTTTGACCAGAGTGGCTTCGGTGTACCTGGCTGGGGGTTGGGTTTCGTGTCCCACGGCTTCTAGGTCGGTACAATTGGGATGATCGCCGACTTTCAGGTTAGGCAAAATTACTTCCTTATCTTCCAATGCGGCTTCAGGATCATCTGATCCTTCGACATAGGCGCGTAAATACCCTGGAAAATCAATCCGTTTACCAGAGGAACGAAACCCAGCATCTTCAACTTGTAACTGCACAGTAACTTGAGTTTGGCGGGAGTCAGCCATTTGGGAGGCGACGGTGCGCTTCCAAATCAAATCATACACAGCCAGTTCCCGACCGCCTAAACCAGTTTCTTGGGGGGTGCGGAAACTGCTACCAGCCGGACGAATGGCTTCGTGTGCTTCCTGGGCACCTTTAGATTTGGTGGTGTATTGGCGGGGTTGGGGGCTGAGATATTGTTTACCGTAAAGTTGTTCTACACAGCTACGAGCAGCGGCGATCGCCTGCTCTGACAAATGCACCGAATCTGTACGCATATAGGTAATATACCCTTGCTCATACAAATTTTGGGCAACCCGCATTGTGTCTCTAGCTGAAAGGCGCAATTTCCGGTTGGATTCTTGTTGTAGTGTTGAGGTGGTAAACGGTGGTGCGGGTTTGCGGGTGACTGGACGTTCTTCGATGTCTGAGACAGTCCAGATTTGATCGCTCAGGCGTTCTTTGAGAGCTTCTGCTTGTTCTTCGTTGAGCAATAAGACATTGCGACCAGCGGCAATTTGTCCCGTCGCTGGGTCAAAATCGCTGCCGTTGGCAATTTTCGTCCCTCCTAGCGTCACCAACAGGGCGCTAAATGGCGTTTTTTCTTGCACCAAGCTGGCTTTTAAATCCCAATAAGTTCCCTCATGGAAAGCACGGCGTAGGCGTTCCTTTTTGACTAAAAGCCGCACCGCTACCGATTGTACCCGCCCTGCGGATAATCCCCAGGCGATTTTTTTCCACAGTAAGGGAGACAGGGTATAGCCTACGAGTCGATCCAAAATTCGCCGCGTTTCTTGGGCGCGAACTAACTGCTCATCAATATTACGGCAGTTTTTCAACGCTTTTTTGATGGCATCTTGGGTAATTTCGTGAAACACCATCCGCTTAGTCGGTACTTTCGGTTTCAATAATTGGTATAAGTGCCAACTAATGCTTTCGCCTTCACGGTCTTCGTCAGTTGCTAGAATCAGTTCATCTACCCCTTTGAGGGCTTCTTTAAGCTGAGTGACAATTTTCTTTTTGTCCTTGGGGACAACATACACCGGTTCAAAATCGGCGTCTACATTCACCCCCAGCTGCGCCCATTTTTCCCCTTTGACCGCTGCGGGAATTTCACTAGCTGACTGGGGTAGGTCACGCACATGACCCATTGACGCTTCCACCCGATAGCCTGATGGTAGGTAGTTGCGAATGGTACGAGCCTTGGTTGGAGATTCGACGATGACGAGAGTTGACATGGAAATTTTAAAAGAAATAATAGCTATTAAGCTAAACAGTCAAGTTGAGACAATTTCGGCGAGATGTCAAGAGCAACGTCCGCCCATAGATGTGATTTCATCCTCACACAACCTGGCTGCTAGAGTGAAAATCCGCTCTCACTTCGAGGGCGGTCTTTTCTTGAGGATAAGGTAGAATAATGCCGGGTGGTATTTCCAGCTATTTCAATCTTTAACTTATCTTGGGCATAATTGGCGACTATAGTTTTCCAAAAACCCATTTCTTTGGTAAAATGATAAAGACAGAAAAAACGTCCACCTATTTCAACACCTCGACTCCCCTCGGATGCTGAGTCGCAAATCGGGGGTGAGACCCATTTGATCAGCTATGTGAGGACGATTGTCGTTCGGGGCGCAAGGCCTAGATCCCCTACAAATCACGCCAAAAACTCTGATTTTTTCCGTGCCATGAGGGGTTAAACCCACCATTCGCTACTCAGTATCCGCTGGGTGCGTAGCTTTGGGAAAATGGTTGGTTGGGTTGAGGCTAACTCATCATAGTGATGTGAATTGGTGTTAAGAAAATAGCAGTTTCATTACCTGGTCCTTGTATTTTAAAAATATGGGATGACGCTTAATTTGCTCTGTAGATTTCTGCGGTAGTTGAATTAAGAATTCTTCCCTGACCGTACCTGGTTGTGAACTTAAAACATAAATACGTTGAGACAGAAAAATGGCTTCCTCAACATCGTGAGTAATCATCAAAATTGTAGTGCTTGTACGCCGCCAAATTTCCTGCAAGAATTTATGCATCACTTCTTTGGTCTGCACATCCAAGGCACCAAATGGTTCATCCATGAGCAAAATTTTGGGTTGCGATACCAAAGCACGAGCGATCGCTACCCGTTGCTTCATTCCACCAGAAAGTTCTTTTGGTAGGGCTTTAGCAAATCGCGACAAACCCACTATTTCTAAATAATCAGCCGACTGTTGTCGTCGGTTTCTCTTGGATACACCTTGCAGTTTTAAGCCAAATTCCACATTTTCTGCCACACTCATCCAAGGATATAGGGTGTAATTTTGAAACACAATACCACGGTCTGCTCCAGGACCTGTAACCCTTATCCCATCAACCTTGATCTCTCCTGATGTCACAGGATCTAAACCCGCAATTAACCGCAGCAAGGTTGACTTACCACAACCACTTGTCCCCACTACACAGACAAATTCTCCTTCTTCAATATGCAAATTGATATCTTCTAGGACTATCAGTGAGCCGCGTTTAGTTAGCAATTGTTTAGATACTTGATTAACCTGTAAATACATATATTTATTAACATTAGCTATTTATTTTAGTTCCTAATCGATAGACCATTTACAGCTAAGGCGCAGTAATAACCGAAACAGTAAATCTATCGCTAACCCGATTAAACCAATAACAATTAATCCCACAAAAATTTCATCGGTTTTCAGAAATCTTTGAGCAACACTAATCCTACGACCTAAACCTTCTGTCGCTGCTACCAATTCCGCAACAATCACCAAGTTCCAAGATGCTGCCATATTAACGCGACAAGCATCAATTATGTTAGGGATAATAAAGGGGAAAATGACTTGTAGTAAAACTTGTAATCTTCTACCACCTAGAGTATAAGTAGTTTCGATTAGTTCTTGAGGAACAAACTTCACTGCATCCATCACCATTAAGGTATTAAAAAATAAAGTGCCGATAAAAATCAGCATAATTTTTGGCGTTTCATCTAAACCAAAATATAAAATTAGTAAAGGAATAAACGCAGGCGCCGGCATATAGCGGATAATCCCAATAATTGGTTCCAGTAAAGCCCGAATACTGGCAAAAGCCCCCATCAGTGTACCCAAAGGTATAGAAATAATTGCTACTAATAAAAAACCAGTCAGTACCCGAAACAAACTAAAGGTAATATCGGTTTGTAAATCTCCACTGACCCACAGACGCTGAAAAGCATTCCCAACCTGAATGGGAGTAGGAAGTAATAAAGGTGAGATTAAATTACTATTAGAAATAATCCACCATGTGACTAGAGGAAGACTAATTGACAAAAAAATTAAAGTCCTAGTCAAGGCTTTAGGAATATCTTCAGCAATGCGCCAAAAGACAGTGAATGGCAACATTTTTTGTTGATAAGGAGAATTACGGAGCTTTTTTTTGTTTAGCAGCATAGGCTTTGATAAAACGATCATCAAACAATTTGCTGGTGTCAGGTAATTGTTTTGCTAGTTTAGATTCCACTAGAAATTTACCAATTTCGCCAGCAGCATAATTTAGAGATTTCATATTGCTACCGGGGCGAAAAGCTTCTAAATTTTCTTCTATTGTAAATATTTTCGTTCCAGCGTCGTATTCCTGATATTCCTTAACCGATACGCCCGCACGTTTCGCCAAAATTTCGAGAGATTTTTCCCGATTTTTTTTGATAAAATCCAAAGTAGCAAACCAAGTATCCACCAAAGCTTGGACAGATTCGGGTTGTTTATCAATCAACTGGCGAGTCACTACTAAATGATCAGGAATTGCTCCAGGAAAGTCTTTGGAACTGAATAAGTCCTTGCTTCCAGGACGTGATAAAGCCTTGGTTGTGAATGGTGCAAAAACACAGACTGCATCAACTTTACCAGCCACAAAAGCAGCAGCAGCAGCACCTGTTTCTAATGGTTTGAAGTTAATATCTGCTTGGGTTAAACCTGCTTTTTTTAAACCTAGTAACAAGAGAAAATGGTCAACTGTACCTTCTTCGGCTGCAACTGTTTTCCCTTTGAGGTCAGCAATGCTATTAATTCCTTCACGAACAATAATTTTATCGTTGCCAGTCGAGTTATCGTTCACTAAAACTATAACTTGATCTGAACCACCAGCCACAGAGCTAATTGTATCATTCAACGTTTGGCTATTTACATTGAGTTGACCTGCTGTCAAGGCTTTGATGGAATCTAAATAGCCATCGAACCACTTTAAATTTACATTAACTTTCTGAGCTTCAAATAGCTTTTGTTCTTGTGCTATTTGCCAGGGAAACCAACCAGGCCAAGCGCTAAAACCCATAGAAATTCCAGTATTAGTTATAGCTGGGGGTGTAGAATCACTGGTTGTAGGAATTTGTGAATTATTACCGCAACTAACAACAAATAATAAACTTATACAGAATAAAGCGAAAAAAGATATAAATGCGCGGATGCTTCTCTGAATTTTTAGCATAAAAAATAGCTTTACTTGCTTTAATTGTTTATCCGAACTACAGAAATTTCTGTCGCCGAATTTTGCTTAAAACTTCCTTAGATGTACCCCTTATCAAATTACTACAGTTGGGGTCATTCCAGAGTATTCAGCCATAAGTATTTTTTGTAATGACTAGATATTTCATAGGTAAAAACTTATGATAGACATATTACTTAAGTATATAGTATCATCCCTCAGCCTGTTTTTTCTCTGCGCTCTCTGCGGACTCTGCGGTGAAAAAAGTTATTTATTTAACCACCCAGACACAGAGGATGTTTAGCCGCCTAAATTTTCAGATACCCATAAATCCACCCGATATGATAGCTGTAGGGGCAAGGCAATGCCTTGCCCCTACGCGCTTTAATGCTCAAAATGGGCAAGGCAATGCCTTGCCCCTACGCGCTTTAATGATCAAAAGCTACTACCATTTATGGAACAAGCTTTCAAGCTGGGGACAGTCTGTACCATAAGACAGAAAGGTTTATGGCAATTTGGTAAAGAACAATAGATAGAATAAACAGAGTCAGCCTTGATATCTAATCGCCAAAGCCTACATATCTCATGGATTTTGCTAATCTTGCATCCCAGTTAAATGCTGGAACGATTTTGCCAGAGGGAATTGTGATTCTCACCCTCTTGGGGGTTTTGATTGTTGATTTGATTTTAGGGCGTACATCCTCACGCTGGATTGGATATCTGGCGATCGCCGGGTTACTAAGTTCGATTGTCGCCCTGTATTTTCAATGGGACAGCACTAATCCCATCTCCTTTAGCGGTGAATTTAACAGTGACGACCTCAGTATTGTCTTTCGCGGTATCATTGCTTTGTCTGCCGCTGTGACTATATTGATGTCCATTCGTTACATTGAACAGAGTGGCACCGCTTTAGCGGAATTCATCGCGATTTTGCTCACAGCTACCTTGGGAGCAATGTTTCTCTCTGGGGCTAGTGAGTTAGTGATGATTTTCATCTCACTAGAAACACTGAGTATTTCCTCTTATTTGTTGACAGGTTATACCAAGCGTGACCCACGCTCCAATGAAGCGGCGCTGAAATACTTGTTGATTGGGGCTTCGAGTACAGCGGTATTTTTATATGGGGTATCGCTGTTGTATGGTCTATCGGGTGGACAAACGGAACTGAGTGCGATCGCCAATGGTATCGCCACAGCTAAGGTCGGTCAATCCCTAGGCTTAGTCATAGCCCTTGTATTTGTGATTGCAGGTATTGGCTTTAAAATCTCCGCCGCACCCTTCCACCAGTGGACACCAGACGTTTATGAAGGCGCACCCACTCCAGTGATTGCCTTTTTATCTGTCGGTTCCAAAGCGGCTGGATTTGCCTTAGCGATTCGCTTACTGACCGTAGTCTTCCCCCTCGTGGCTGACGAATGGAGGTTTGTCTTTACCGCCCTCGCCGTGCTAAGTATGATCTTGGGTAACGTAGTCGCCCTCGCCCAAACCAGCATGAAACGGATGTTAGCTTATTCATCCATTGCCCAAGCTGGGTTTGTGATGATTGGCTTGATTGCGGGTACAAATGCGGGATATTCCAGTATGATTTTTTACCTGCTGGTCTATTTGTTCATGAACCTGTGCGGCTTTACCTGTATCATTCTGTTCTCTCTACGGACGGGAACTGACCAGATTGCGGAATACTCCGGTTTGTATCAAAAAGACCCACTCCTCACCCTGGCGTTGAGCATCTCCCTGCTTTCCTTGGGTGGGATTCCCCCACTAGCGGGATTTTTCGGGAAGATTTACTTGTTCTGGGCTGGTTGGCAAGCCGGTCTTTACTGGTTAGTCTTGTTAGGTTTAGTGACAAGTGTCGTCTCCATCTACTACTACATTCGTGTAGTCAAAATGATGGTCGTCAAAGAACCTCAAGAAATGTCGGAAGTGGTGCAAAATTATCCCGACATCAATTGGAATTTGCCTGGGTTTAGACCTTTGCAAGTTGGGCTAATTGTGACCTTAATTGCCACTTCTATCGCGGGTATTTTGTCAAATCCGCTGTTTACCCTGGTAAATAATTCCGTTGCCCATACTCCAATTTTACAAGCAACAAAAATTGTGAGTACTCAGGCTAGCGTGATTACCACAAAACTGCCAGAACAATTGTAGGCTTAATCGCCAACTTGATCAATGTCTAGGGGTACGGCTAATAACCGTGCCCCTGATTTTCTCCCCCTCAACGGCCGATTTCTACATCTTCGAGAATACCGAGTGCATCCGGGACAAGGACGGCTGCGGAGTAATAGGCGGTGACGAGGTAGGACATGATCGCCTTTTCACTAATACCCATAAATCGCACAGACAAGCTGGGTTGGTATTCGTCGGGGATACCAGTTTGGTGTAGCCCAATCACGCCTTGGTCTTCCACACCGGTGCGGAGTGCAAGGATAGAACTAGTCTGGTTTCTAGTAATCGGGATTTTGTTACAAGGAAGAATAGGTACATTGCGCCAGGTGATTACCTTACTCCCATCCATGTCAATGCTTTCTGTGGAGATACCCAAACGGTTACACTCCCGACCGAAGGCTGCAATAGTGCGAGGATGAGCCAGAAAAAACTTCGTCTTGCGCCGACGGGTAATCAGTTCATCAAGGTCATCGGGAGTGGGGCGACCGCTGCGGCTGTAGATACGCTGTTTGAGGTCAGCATTGTGCAGCAACCCAAATTCGCGATTGTTGATCAACTCATGTTCTTGACGTTCCCGCAAAGCCTCTATCGTCAGCCGCAATTGTTGTTCCGTCTGGTTGTACGGTTCATTGTACAGATCCGCAACGCGAGTATTTACCCGCAACATAGTCTGAGCAATGCTCAACTCATATTCCCGGGGTGAGAGTTCGTAGTCAACAAATGTTCCCGGTAACGTCGTCTCTGTGCTATGATTAGAGGAAAAGGCGATTAAAGCTTCACCGTACTTGTTTTGTGGTTGTGCGGCGCGATTCCTCAACTCCTCAAGGTGAGCCTGCAAAGTCTGCGACCGGTTGAGCAGTTCCCGAAACGCCTGCTGTGGTAGCGCCAATACCGTGGTTCGGGTCACAGCCTGGATGGTGAATTTCCAAGTTCCTTCTGGCTCCACCAACGCCTGATCACCGAAATGGTCGCCGTCCGCCAGCATATCCAACAGAGGCTGCTGGTCATATTTGCCAATACCAATCTTGTTCACCTTGCCATGAGCAATTAAGAATAGCCGCTCGGCTGGTTGACCTGATTGGACTATAATATCACCAGGTGCGAACTCTTGTTGCACAAACCGACCCGCCAAGGCGCTTAACACCTCAGTGTCCTCAAACCCTCGCAGCAATGGTAACTCACAAAGTTCTTGGGGAATTACCTGTACCGTCGTTCCGGTGTTGGTGAAAGTAACTCGCCCATCACCCACGGTATAGGTCAAGCGACGGTTTAGCTGATAGGTGCCACCCTGCGTCTGCACCCACGGCAACATCTTCAACAACCACCGTGAGGTAATTTCCTGCATCTGTGGTGCAGATTTGGTGGTCGTGGACAAATTTCGGGCAGCATCTTTACTCAAACTCAGTTGAGGTTGTCTGCTCTCAACATCCAAACCCGAATCATTAGAATACGTCATAGAACCTCGCGGTAAGTGGGAAACTCAGTGTCTTTAGACCGCTCGTGGGAAACGACTCTTTACAGCAGTTTTCATCTATTTAGACCACAAGCTGATATTTGTATTTCTTTCTTCCTTCCCTACGGGACGCTCCGCGAATGCGCCTTCTCTGCGAGACGCTCCGCGAATGCGCCTTCCCTACGGGACGCTGCGCGAATGCGTGAGATATAAAGATGTGGTTCATTTACCGAAAGCTTGGGTCTAGAGCCGCCGTTCTTCTAGGACGGCTTTTTGGTAAAATAGTGGCAACAGGCAGGGCATTGTCTGTCGGGCTAGGTGATGTAAGACGGGCTATGCCTGCTATTGCTGTTTGAATCCAGAATCCCTGAACTTTCAGATCAGGGAGTATGTCAATAAAAATGCCTGATCCAATAGGTGAGAGGTTAAGACTATAACCATTTTGTCAATGAGTAATTATACCAATTTAAACAAAGAATGCGACAGATAGATTGGGTAGGGGCGCAAGGCCTTGCGCCCCTACAGATTATCGATTTATGGCAAAGATTTTTTGAATTGGTATTACGCCCAATTTTCTACGTAATTACTCATTGACAAAAATCATTCACCTTAACCTCTGATGAATCTGATGAATAAATATTTAACTAACGCCCAATTTCGACATCTTCAAGAATGCCAAGTGCGTCAGGAACAAGGACAGCTGCGGAGTAGTAGGCGGTGACGAGGTAGGAGATGATCGCCTGTTCGGTGATGCCCATGAAGCGGACAGATAGGCTAGGTTGGTATTCATCGGGGATACCAGTTTGATGTAAACCGATTACCCCTTGTTTTTCTAGACCAGTGCGGAGCAAGAGAATAGAACTAGTGCGATTATTGGTGATGGGTATCTTATTGCAGGGGAAAATTGGTACACCGCGCCAAGCTGTGACCTGAGCGCCGTTAATATCTACGCTGGTAGGATAGACACCCACGCGGTTGGCTTCCCGACCGAAAGCAGCGATTGTCCGGGGGTGAGCCAGGAAGAATGCCGGTTCTTTCCATATCGTCGCTAGCAATTCGTCTAGGTCATCGGGGGTAGGTGCGCCACCACGGCTGTAGATGCGGTGTTTGAGGTCGGCGTTGTGCAGCAACCCGAATTCGCGGTTGTTGATCAACTCGTGTTCTTGACGTTCCCGCAATGCTTCGACAGTCAGCCGCAATTGTTCTTCCGTCTGATTGTAGGGTTCGTTGTAGAGATCGGCGACCCGGGTACTCACGCGCAACACGGTTTGGGCGAGGCTCAACTCATATTCCCTGGGTGAGAGATCGTAATCAACGAAGGTTCCCGCCAATGCAGTCTCTTGGGGATGATCAGTTGTCAGCTCAATCGCGGCTTCACCTTGGGCATTCTGTGGCTGGCTCAGGCGATCGCGAAACTGTTCAACATGAGTTCGCAACGCTTCGGACTGAGCGATCAGCCCTTCAAACACCTGTTGGGGTAGCGATAAGACTATGGTTCTGGTAATCGCCTTGAACGTGTATTGCCAGGTGTCCTCGGACTGCACCACAGTTTCATCGCCGAAATGGTCGCCGTCGGCCAGCACATCCAACACGATTTGCTCGTCATACTTGCCAACACCAATCTTATTCACTTTACCATGAGCAATCAGGATGATGCGATCAGCCGGTTGACCAATTTCGACAATCACATCATCTGGGGCGAACTCCTGCTGCACAAACTGGTTTGCCAACGAGGTCAATACTTGCGTGTCTTCAAACCCTCTGAGCAATGGTAACTCAGTCAGTTCCTGGGGAATCACCTGCACCGTCGCTCCGACGTTGGTGAAACTGATCCGCCCATCACCCACGGTATAAGTAAACCGTCGGTTGACGCGATATACGCCACCCTTGGTTTGCACCCACGGTAACAGTCTTAACAACCACCGCGATGTAATTTCCTGCATCTGCGGTGCAGATTTGGTCGTCGTCGCCAAATTTTTGGCAGCCCCTGTACTCAAACTCAACTGGGGCTGCTGACCTTCAACATTCACATTGGAATCACTAGAATAAGTCACAACTTCATCCTCCAAGTTCTAGTTAGTAAGAAACCGATCTCAAATGAATTACTAATTTGTGTAATTGGTAATTCGTAATTCGTAATTAAAACGCAGAACAACTCAATTGATTCCTTGCTCTGAGCCACTTAGCTTGCTTATAAAACTTGCTAAGGATAGGTTCCGGGTTAATTACGAATTACGAATTATCAATTACCAATTATTCTGACCCTAGATCCCCTGCACCGATCAACGAGCTGATACGTGCAGTCGAGGTGCCCAGCCCTGTGGGACCACCAAGGAACTGTTTTGACGAAATAATTGACTCAGCCTTGTCGGTCGGTATGGACTGAATGCTGTCCTCACCAGTCTTAGATATAGATGGCGTGCCAATCTTTGCTGCTGAAGTACCTAGCCCATTGAGGACACCAATTAACTGTTTTGACAAAATAGCCTTCTCGGTGGGTATGGATTGAATGCTTCTCTCATCAGTCTTAGATGATGGCGTGCCAATCTTTGCCGCCGAACTACCTAGCCCATTGAGGACACCAACCAACTGTTTTTGTACTTCTGCGGGGGCTGAGGAGTCTAACGCTGTAGGGAGATTGAACAGGTTCCTGGGGCTTGGATCGCGTCCAAATTCAGATTCTTTATAGTAACTAGTTCCCAACTGCCATTTGAGGA
The Gloeotrichia echinulata CP02 DNA segment above includes these coding regions:
- the aroQ gene encoding type II 3-dehydroquinate dehydratase, whose translation is MTVLVVAKSLKVLNLTLQPLSILVLHGPNLNLLGQREPGIYGSLTLAEINRLLQAEGQKLQAEVFPLQSNHEGVLVDTIHEAFGKHQGILINPGAYTHTSVALRDAITGVNLPTVEVHLSNIYRREDFRHHSYIAPVAIGQISGFGAQSYLLGLQALVHHLRQ
- the topA gene encoding type I DNA topoisomerase; this translates as MSTLVIVESPTKARTIRNYLPSGYRVEASMGHVRDLPQSASEIPAAVKGEKWAQLGVNVDADFEPVYVVPKDKKKIVTQLKEALKGVDELILATDEDREGESISWHLYQLLKPKVPTKRMVFHEITQDAIKKALKNCRNIDEQLVRAQETRRILDRLVGYTLSPLLWKKIAWGLSAGRVQSVAVRLLVKKERLRRAFHEGTYWDLKASLVQEKTPFSALLVTLGGTKIANGSDFDPATGQIAAGRNVLLLNEEQAEALKERLSDQIWTVSDIEERPVTRKPAPPFTTSTLQQESNRKLRLSARDTMRVAQNLYEQGYITYMRTDSVHLSEQAIAAARSCVEQLYGKQYLSPQPRQYTTKSKGAQEAHEAIRPAGSSFRTPQETGLGGRELAVYDLIWKRTVASQMADSRQTQVTVQLQVEDAGFRSSGKRIDFPGYLRAYVEGSDDPEAALEDKEVILPNLKVGDHPNCTDLEAVGHETQPPARYTEATLVKTLESEGIGRPSTYASIIGTIIDKGYAQLTNNALIPTFTAFAVTDLLEKYFPDIVDPSFTSKMEQTLDDIAEGQVNWLPYLREFYLGEKGLETLVKEQENQIDANKARTVELENLAAKVRIGKYGPYIEVENGDGVVTASIPKDLTPADLDPKQVEVLLRQKTTGPDQLGRHPETGEPIYVKIGTYGPYVQLGDKTEENPKPKQASLPKGVTPETATLDMAVGLLALPRTLGVHPDTGGKIQASLGRFGPYVVHDQGKEGKDYRSLKATDNVLTISLQRALELLSEPKKGRAANSKSKAALRELGIHPEDDTPVNIYDGPYGPYIKHGKINVSIPEDETVENITLSTALTLLASKKPTAKSTRKTTKSTNSQSKSTAKSGKTAAKKNEVDS
- a CDS encoding ABC transporter ATP-binding protein, which translates into the protein MYLQVNQVSKQLLTKRGSLIVLEDINLHIEEGEFVCVVGTSGCGKSTLLRLIAGLDPVTSGEIKVDGIRVTGPGADRGIVFQNYTLYPWMSVAENVEFGLKLQGVSKRNRRQQSADYLEIVGLSRFAKALPKELSGGMKQRVAIARALVSQPKILLMDEPFGALDVQTKEVMHKFLQEIWRRTSTTILMITHDVEEAIFLSQRIYVLSSQPGTVREEFLIQLPQKSTEQIKRHPIFLKYKDQVMKLLFS
- a CDS encoding ABC transporter permease; the protein is MLLNKKKLRNSPYQQKMLPFTVFWRIAEDIPKALTRTLIFLSISLPLVTWWIISNSNLISPLLLPTPIQVGNAFQRLWVSGDLQTDITFSLFRVLTGFLLVAIISIPLGTLMGAFASIRALLEPIIGIIRYMPAPAFIPLLILYFGLDETPKIMLIFIGTLFFNTLMVMDAVKFVPQELIETTYTLGGRRLQVLLQVIFPFIIPNIIDACRVNMAASWNLVIVAELVAATEGLGRRISVAQRFLKTDEIFVGLIVIGLIGLAIDLLFRLLLRLSCKWSID
- a CDS encoding ABC transporter substrate-binding protein, giving the protein MLKIQRSIRAFISFFALFCISLLFVVSCGNNSQIPTTSDSTPPAITNTGISMGFSAWPGWFPWQIAQEQKLFEAQKVNVNLKWFDGYLDSIKALTAGQLNVNSQTLNDTISSVAGGSDQVIVLVNDNSTGNDKIIVREGINSIADLKGKTVAAEEGTVDHFLLLLGLKKAGLTQADINFKPLETGAAAAAFVAGKVDAVCVFAPFTTKALSRPGSKDLFSSKDFPGAIPDHLVVTRQLIDKQPESVQALVDTWFATLDFIKKNREKSLEILAKRAGVSVKEYQEYDAGTKIFTIEENLEAFRPGSNMKSLNYAAGEIGKFLVESKLAKQLPDTSKLFDDRFIKAYAAKQKKAP
- a CDS encoding NAD(P)H-quinone oxidoreductase subunit N — encoded protein: MDFANLASQLNAGTILPEGIVILTLLGVLIVDLILGRTSSRWIGYLAIAGLLSSIVALYFQWDSTNPISFSGEFNSDDLSIVFRGIIALSAAVTILMSIRYIEQSGTALAEFIAILLTATLGAMFLSGASELVMIFISLETLSISSYLLTGYTKRDPRSNEAALKYLLIGASSTAVFLYGVSLLYGLSGGQTELSAIANGIATAKVGQSLGLVIALVFVIAGIGFKISAAPFHQWTPDVYEGAPTPVIAFLSVGSKAAGFALAIRLLTVVFPLVADEWRFVFTALAVLSMILGNVVALAQTSMKRMLAYSSIAQAGFVMIGLIAGTNAGYSSMIFYLLVYLFMNLCGFTCIILFSLRTGTDQIAEYSGLYQKDPLLTLALSISLLSLGGIPPLAGFFGKIYLFWAGWQAGLYWLVLLGLVTSVVSIYYYIRVVKMMVVKEPQEMSEVVQNYPDINWNLPGFRPLQVGLIVTLIATSIAGILSNPLFTLVNNSVAHTPILQATKIVSTQASVITTKLPEQL